One Vibrio quintilis DNA segment encodes these proteins:
- a CDS encoding PAS domain-containing protein: protein MSLPAEFEQFHWMVDMVQNIDLGLIVIDKEYKVQLWNGFMTHHSGRQSHDAIGLSLFELFPEIPRAWFEVKTKPVYNLGCRSFITWRQRPYLFKCRNVRPVTQQADFMYQNVTLNPMRTPTGDIKSIFLSIQDATAEALVADNHKA, encoded by the coding sequence ATGAGTCTTCCCGCAGAGTTTGAGCAATTTCACTGGATGGTTGATATGGTACAGAATATTGACCTTGGTTTAATTGTGATTGATAAAGAATACAAGGTGCAGTTGTGGAACGGATTTATGACTCACCACAGTGGCAGGCAATCACATGATGCGATTGGTTTGTCTTTATTTGAGTTGTTTCCTGAAATTCCCCGGGCCTGGTTTGAGGTCAAAACGAAGCCGGTTTATAACCTGGGATGCCGGAGTTTTATTACCTGGCGTCAGCGGCCTTATTTATTCAAGTGCCGGAATGTCAGGCCTGTGACTCAACAGGCTGATTTTATGTATCAGAATGTCACATTAAATCCGATGAGAACCCCGACAGGTGATATCAAATCGATTTTCCTGTCAATTCAGGATGCGACTGCAGAAGCTTTGGTGGCCGATAATCACAAAGCGTAG
- a CDS encoding bifunctional ADP-dependent NAD(P)H-hydrate dehydratase/NAD(P)H-hydrate epimerase, which produces MAMTNVFYSTQQVREGEQHAADAKGLKMYSLMERAGQAVFAIGMAQYPSSEHWLICCGSGNNGGDGYIVASLAKSVGIYVTVWQTGGPDSLTGDARVAYEHWRSHGGEVSKPDDQVPESVDVIIDALLGTGLKGPVRMSTLSLIEALNRSLKPVIAVDIPSGLCGDTGSVLGGAVKAEHTVSFIGLKQGLVTGKARDYVGELHFAGLGVEDAFDHMNCPSVHAIQIKSSGHVLPKREASSHKGSHGKALLFGGNEGMGGAILLAAMATAKCGTGMTSVLCHAYNVTPLLVSTPEVMSACWDSAEFVEKRMQWSDVLAIGPGLGRDEKAYRIYSTVASSDKPKVVDADALYFLMQQPNQDDNRVITPHPAEAACLLQSTVAEIEADRYAAIKALQARYGGVIVLKGAGSLVCDGQNTYVCLAGNPGMASAGMGDVLTGVITSFIAQGIDLSQAARLGVQTHSMAADQNAKAFGERGLLASDLLPHLRHLVN; this is translated from the coding sequence ATGGCGATGACCAATGTTTTTTACTCAACCCAACAAGTCAGAGAAGGAGAGCAGCACGCTGCTGATGCAAAAGGGCTGAAAATGTACAGCCTGATGGAACGGGCAGGGCAGGCTGTTTTTGCGATAGGAATGGCGCAGTATCCCAGTTCAGAACACTGGCTGATTTGTTGTGGTTCAGGAAATAACGGCGGTGATGGCTACATAGTAGCCAGTCTTGCTAAATCAGTCGGTATATACGTTACGGTATGGCAAACCGGTGGACCTGATTCTTTAACCGGGGATGCCCGGGTGGCTTACGAACATTGGCGAAGCCACGGTGGAGAAGTCTCAAAACCTGATGATCAGGTGCCGGAGAGTGTGGATGTCATTATTGATGCACTACTGGGAACAGGATTAAAGGGGCCGGTGAGAATGAGTACTTTGTCTCTGATTGAGGCGCTGAATCGAAGTTTGAAGCCCGTGATCGCTGTTGATATTCCATCAGGGTTGTGTGGTGATACCGGCAGTGTGCTTGGCGGTGCGGTGAAAGCCGAACATACAGTGAGTTTTATCGGGCTGAAACAGGGGCTGGTCACCGGGAAAGCAAGAGATTATGTGGGAGAATTGCATTTTGCCGGGCTTGGTGTTGAAGATGCATTTGATCATATGAATTGCCCGAGTGTTCATGCAATTCAGATCAAATCTTCCGGACATGTATTACCAAAAAGAGAAGCGTCATCTCATAAAGGCTCTCATGGTAAAGCATTACTGTTTGGCGGGAATGAAGGCATGGGCGGGGCCATTCTTCTGGCTGCGATGGCGACAGCAAAGTGCGGGACGGGGATGACGTCGGTTCTTTGCCATGCGTACAATGTGACACCTTTATTGGTCAGTACGCCTGAAGTCATGAGTGCCTGCTGGGATTCTGCAGAATTTGTTGAAAAACGAATGCAGTGGAGTGATGTTCTTGCGATTGGTCCGGGTCTTGGCAGGGATGAAAAAGCCTACCGCATCTATTCGACCGTTGCGTCTTCGGATAAACCCAAGGTCGTTGATGCTGATGCACTCTATTTTCTGATGCAGCAGCCCAATCAGGATGATAACCGGGTAATTACACCGCATCCGGCTGAAGCTGCCTGTTTACTTCAGTCCACCGTTGCAGAGATTGAGGCGGATCGTTATGCCGCAATCAAAGCGCTTCAGGCTCGTTATGGCGGTGTAATCGTATTAAAAGGCGCCGGGTCGTTAGTTTGTGACGGACAAAACACCTATGTGTGTCTGGCTGGGAATCCGGGGATGGCAAGCGCAGGCATGGGGGATGTACTGACTGGAGTGATCACCTCATTTATTGCGCAGGGAATCGATTTGTCTCAAGCTGCAAGGCTTGGCGTTCAAACGCATAGTATGGCTGCGGACCAAAACGCAAAAGCATTTGGAGAGCGGGGATTGCTGGCCAGCGATTTGTTACCTCATTTACGCCATCTGGTGAATTAA
- the pepT gene encoding peptidase T → MESLVDRFLRYVSFDTQSNPYKSSCPSTSGQKILARFIYDELMALGLQDVSLDLHGYVMARLPSNVDHDVPAIGFISHLDTSPDASGKGVTPQIVENYQGGDIALGKGDEVLSPIQYKELHSLHGYNLITTDGNTLLGADDKAGVAEIITAMKVLIENPEIPHGEICIAFTPDEEIGRGADLFDVEKFGAQWAYTVDGGPVGELEFENFNAASAVVTCHGVSVHPGTAKGKMVNSMNIAARFQMMMPEDETPEKTEGYEGFYHLSTAVMTIAQSELTYLLRDFKHDGLERRKQVMQEMVDSLNQKLKRGRAEIKFTDCYANMREMVEPHPQIIEIAKQAMIDADVEPKVCPIRGGTDGAQLSFKGLPCPNIFTGGYNFHGIHEFITIEGMQQAVRVIVKIAEKTVQYYQPESK, encoded by the coding sequence ATGGAAAGTCTGGTTGATCGCTTTTTGCGTTATGTATCATTTGATACACAGTCCAATCCGTATAAATCAAGTTGTCCCAGTACCTCCGGGCAAAAAATTTTAGCCCGGTTTATTTATGATGAACTGATGGCATTAGGTCTGCAGGATGTCAGTCTGGATTTGCATGGTTATGTGATGGCCCGGTTGCCGTCGAATGTAGATCATGATGTGCCTGCAATTGGCTTTATTTCACATTTGGATACATCTCCTGATGCCTCTGGCAAAGGGGTCACACCGCAAATCGTTGAGAATTATCAGGGCGGCGATATTGCGCTTGGAAAAGGGGATGAAGTTTTATCTCCCATTCAGTATAAAGAGCTGCATTCATTACATGGTTATAACCTGATTACGACCGATGGAAATACGCTGTTAGGTGCTGATGATAAAGCGGGTGTTGCCGAAATTATCACAGCAATGAAAGTGTTGATTGAAAATCCTGAAATCCCTCATGGTGAGATTTGTATCGCATTTACACCAGATGAAGAAATCGGCCGTGGCGCAGATCTTTTTGATGTAGAAAAATTTGGTGCGCAATGGGCTTATACCGTAGATGGTGGTCCGGTAGGTGAACTGGAGTTCGAAAACTTCAATGCTGCCTCAGCCGTTGTGACCTGTCATGGTGTTTCAGTTCATCCGGGAACAGCAAAAGGTAAAATGGTGAATTCCATGAATATTGCTGCCCGGTTCCAGATGATGATGCCGGAAGACGAGACACCAGAAAAAACGGAAGGCTATGAAGGTTTTTATCATTTATCAACCGCAGTGATGACCATTGCTCAAAGCGAGTTGACGTACCTTTTAAGAGATTTTAAGCATGATGGGCTTGAACGGCGCAAGCAAGTGATGCAGGAAATGGTGGATAGCCTGAATCAAAAACTGAAGCGTGGCCGGGCAGAGATCAAATTTACGGATTGCTATGCCAATATGAGAGAAATGGTTGAGCCTCATCCACAAATTATTGAAATTGCAAAGCAGGCAATGATCGATGCTGATGTTGAACCGAAAGTCTGTCCGATTCGGGGCGGTACAGATGGCGCACAGCTCTCTTTTAAAGGGTTACCTTGCCCGAATATTTTTACCGGTGGTTATAATTTCCATGGTATTCATGAATTTATTACGATTGAAGGTATGCAGCAGGCCGTTCGTGTGATTGTGAAAATTGCAGAAAAAACAGTGCAATATTATCAGCCTGAATCGAAGTAA
- a CDS encoding cold-shock protein has protein sequence MSNTVTGTVKWFNETKGFGFIQQENGPDVFAHFSAIQGDGFRTLTEGQTVEFVVSQGQKGPQAEQIKVL, from the coding sequence ATGTCTAATACAGTGACTGGCACTGTCAAGTGGTTCAACGAAACTAAAGGTTTTGGTTTTATCCAGCAAGAAAATGGTCCAGATGTTTTCGCACACTTCAGTGCAATTCAAGGTGATGGTTTTCGCACTCTGACAGAAGGTCAGACTGTTGAGTTTGTCGTGTCTCAGGGTCAAAAAGGTCCTCAGGCTGAGCAGATCAAAGTTCTGTAA
- a CDS encoding response regulator yields MSFSVLICDDSALARKQIARSLPASLNAGVTFAVHGLDALDRLKENQFDLMFLDLTMPELDGFGTLEAMKQAGYPTPVIVVSGDIQPKAKERVSELGAKDFIQKPIAADVLKEVLKSLIEAPVKPQVVTPVSFELPVLKRRDIYMEVANIAIGRAADVLARHFDVFVELPLPNVNIFEVTELHMALKELAENDQVSGVCQGFSGEGIAGEALVLLSDSSVSDMKQLMKVPVENEDLKEIELLIDVSNLLVGAFLNGLGEQAEVRFFQSPPVLLGQHIPIESVIESTAGSFDKTMTFEVSYNIENTSIRCDLLFMFVDESLPILDNKLAYLMEEEF; encoded by the coding sequence ATGTCCTTCTCAGTTTTGATTTGTGATGATTCAGCTCTGGCGAGAAAGCAGATAGCAAGATCATTACCGGCCTCGTTAAATGCCGGGGTTACTTTTGCCGTGCATGGCTTAGATGCGCTGGACAGATTGAAAGAAAATCAGTTTGATTTGATGTTTCTTGATCTGACGATGCCGGAACTTGACGGATTTGGCACGCTGGAAGCGATGAAACAGGCTGGTTATCCGACGCCTGTGATTGTTGTCTCAGGTGATATACAACCGAAGGCGAAAGAGCGGGTTTCTGAACTGGGTGCGAAAGATTTTATTCAAAAGCCGATTGCTGCGGATGTTTTAAAAGAAGTTCTGAAGTCTTTGATAGAGGCGCCGGTCAAACCACAGGTTGTGACACCTGTATCTTTTGAGTTGCCTGTCCTGAAGCGGCGCGACATTTATATGGAAGTGGCAAATATTGCAATTGGCCGTGCAGCGGATGTACTGGCCCGTCACTTTGATGTATTTGTGGAATTACCTTTGCCTAATGTGAATATTTTTGAAGTCACTGAATTACATATGGCATTAAAAGAACTGGCTGAAAATGATCAGGTTTCCGGTGTTTGTCAGGGATTCAGTGGTGAAGGTATTGCGGGTGAAGCATTAGTTTTGCTCAGTGACTCCAGTGTTTCGGATATGAAACAGCTGATGAAAGTCCCGGTTGAAAATGAAGATCTGAAAGAAATCGAGTTGTTGATTGATGTGTCTAACCTTTTGGTCGGTGCGTTTTTAAATGGCCTTGGAGAACAGGCTGAAGTTCGTTTTTTCCAGAGTCCGCCGGTATTACTTGGGCAGCATATTCCAATTGAGTCGGTCATTGAGTCAACGGCGGGTTCATTCGATAAAACCATGACTTTTGAAGTCAGTTATAACATTGAAAACACATCAATCCGGTGTGATTTGCTCTTTATGTTTGTCGATGAGTCGTTACCGATTCTGGATAATAAGCTGGCTTATTTAATGGAGGAGGAATTTTAA